Proteins found in one Zea mays cultivar B73 chromosome 1, Zm-B73-REFERENCE-NAM-5.0, whole genome shotgun sequence genomic segment:
- the LOC118476107 gene encoding ATP synthase subunit beta, chloroplastic translates to MRTNPTTSRPGISTIEEKSVGRIDQIIGPVLDITFPPGKLPYIYNALIVKSRDTADKQINVTCEVQQLLGNNRVRAVAMSATEGLMRGMEVIDTGTPLSVPVGGATLGRIFNVLGEPIDNLGPVDTSATFPIHRSAPAFIELDTKLSIFETGIKVVDLLAPYRRGGKIGLFGGAGVGKTVLIMELINNIAKAHGGVSVFGGVGERTREGNDLYMEMKESGVINEKNIEESKVALVYGQMNEPPGARMRVGLTALTMAEYFRDVNKQDVLLFIDNIFRFVQAGSEVSALLGRMPSAVGYQPTLSTEMGSLQERITSTKKGSITSIQAVYVPADDLTDPAPATTFAHLDATTVLSRGLASKGIYPAVDPLDSTSTMLQPRIVGNEHYETAQRVKETLQRYKELQDIIAILGLDELSEEDRLTVARARKIERFLSQPFFVAEVFTGSPGKYVGLAETIRGFQLILSGELDGLPEQAFYLVGNIDEASTKAINLEEESKLKK, encoded by the coding sequence ATGAGAACCAATCCTACTACTTCGCGTCCCGGGATTTCCACAATTGAAGAAAAAAGCGTAGGGCGTATTGATCAAATTATTGGACCCGTGCTGGATATCACTTTTCCCCCGGGCAAGTTGCCTTATATTTATAATGCTTTGATAGTCAAGAGTCGAGACACTGCCGATAAGCAAATTAATGTGACTTGTGAGGTACAACAATTATTAGGAAATAATCGAGTTAGAGCTGTGGCTATGAGTGCTACAGAGGGGTTGATGAGAGGAATGGAAGTGATTGACACGGGAACTCCTCTCAGTGTTCCAGTCGGTGGAGCTACTCTCGGACGAATTTTTAACGTTCTTGGGGAGCCTATTGACAATTTGGGTCCTGTGGATACTAGTGCAACATTTCCTATTCATAGATCTGCGCCTGCCTTTATCGAGTTAGATACGAAATTATCTATCTTTGAAACAGGTATTAAGGTGGTCGATCTTTTAGCTCCCTATCGACGTGGAGGAAAAATCGGACTGTTTGGGGGGGCAGGAGTAGGTAAAACAGTACTCATCATGGAATTAATCAATAACATTGCTAAAGCTCATGGAGGCGTATCCGTATTTGGCGGAGTAGGGGAACGGACTCGTGAAGGAAATGATCTTTATATGGAAATGAAGGAATCCGGAGTAATTAATGAAAAAAATATTGAGGAATCAAAGGTAGCTCTAGTCTATGGCCAAATGAATGAACCGCCGGGAGCTCGTATGAGAGTTGGTTTAACTGCCCTAACTATGGCAGAATATTTCCGAGATGTTAATAAGCAAGACGTGCTTTTATTCATCGATAATATCTTTCGTTTTGTTCAAGCAGGATCGGAAGTATCCGCCTTATTAGGCAGAATGCCCTCCGCAGTGGGTTATCAACCTACCCTTAGTACAGAAATGGGTTCTTTGCAAGAAAGAATTACTTCTACCAAAAAGGGATCTATAACTTCGATCCAAGCAGTTTATgtacctgcagacgatttgaccgacCCTGCTCCTGCCACAACATTTGCACATTTGGACGCTACTACCGTACTTTCCAGAGGATTAGCTTCCAAGGGTATTTATCCCGCAGTGGATCCTTTAGATTCAACCTCAACTATGTTACAGCCTCGGATTGTTGGCAACGAACATTATGAAACTGCGCAAAGAGTTAAGGAAACTTTACAACGTTACAAAGAACTTCAGGACATTATCGCAATTCTTGGATTGGATGAATTATCGGAGGAGGATCGTTTAACTGTAGCAAGAGCACGAAAAATCGAGCGGTTCTTATCACAACCGTTCTTTGTGGCAGAAGTTTTTACCGGTTCTCCAGGAAAGTATGTTGGTCTTGCAGAAACAATTAGGGGATTTCAACTAATCCTTTCCGGAGAATTAGACGGCCTACCCGAACAGGCTTTTTATTTAGTGGGGAACATCGATGAAGCTAGCACGAAAGCTATAAACTTAGAAGAGGAGAGCAAATTGAAGAAATGA
- the LOC118476111 gene encoding photosystem I assembly protein Ycf3, with the protein MPRSRINGNFIDKTSSIVANILLQIIPTTSGEKRAFTYYRDGMLAQSEGNYAEALQNYYEATRLEIDPYDRSYILYNIGLIHTSNGEHTKALEYYFRALERNPFLPQAFNNMAVICHYRGEQAILQGDSEIAEAWFDQAAEYWKQAIALTPGNYIEAQNWLKITKRFEFE; encoded by the exons ATGCCTAGATCCCGTATAAATGGAAATTTCATTGATAAGACCTCCTCGATTGTAGCCAATATTTTATTGCAAATAATTCCGACAACCTCCGGGGAAAAAAGGGCATTTACTTATTATAGAGATG GGATGTTGGCTCAATCCGAAGGAAATTATGCGGAAGCTTTGCAGAATTATTATGAAGCTACGCGACTAGAAATTGATCCCTATGATCGAAGTTATATACTATATAACATAGGCCTTATACACACAAGCAATGGAGAGCATACAAAGGCTTTGGAATATTATTTCCGGGCGCTAGAACGAAACCCCTTCTTACCGCAAGCTTTTAATAATATGGCCGTGATCTGTCATTAC CGAGGAGAACAGGCCATTCTACAGGGCGATTCGGAAATTGCGGAAGCTTGGTTTGATCAAGCTGCTGAGTATTGGAAACAAGCTATAGCGCTTACTCCAGGAAATTATATTGAAGCACAGAACTGGTTAAAGATTACGAAGCGCTTTGAATTTGAATAA
- the LOC118476108 gene encoding ribulose bisphosphate carboxylase large chain yields MSCREGLMSPQTETKASVGFKAGVKDYKLTYYTPEYETKDTDILAAFRVTPQLGVPPEEAGAAVAAESSTGTWTTVWTDGLTSLDRYKGRCYHIEPVPGDPDQYICYVAYPLDLFEEGSVTNMFTSIVGNVFGFKALRALRLEDLRIPPAYSKTFQGPPHGIQVERDKLNKYGRPLLGCTIKPKLGLSAKNYGRACYECLRGGLDFTKDDENVNSQPFMRWRDRFVFCAEAIYKAQAETGEIKGHYLNATAGTCEEMIKRAVFARELGVPIVMHDYLTGGFTANTTLSHYCRDNGLLLHIHRAMHAVIDRQKNHGMHFRVLAKALRMSGGDHIHSGTVVGKLEGEREITLGFVDLLRDDFIEKDRSRGIFFTQDWVSMPGVIPVASGGIHVWHMPALTEIFGDDSVLQFGGGTLGHPWGNAPGAAANRVALEACVQARNEGRDLAREGNEIIKAACKWSAELAAACEIWKEIKFDGFKAMDTI; encoded by the coding sequence ATGAGTTGTAGGGAGGGACTTATGTCACCACAAACAGAAACTAAAGCAAGTGTTGGATTTAAAGCTGGTGTTAAGGATTATAAATTGACTTACTACACCCCAGAGTACGAAACCAAGGATACTGATATCTTGGCAGCATTCCGAGTAACTCCTCAGCTCGGGGTTCCGCCTGAAGAAGCAGGAGCTGCAGTAGCTGCGGAATCTTCTACTGGTACATGGACAACTGTTTGGACTGATGGACTTACCAGTCTTGATCGTTACAAAGGACGATGCTATCACATCGAGCCCGTTCCTGGGGACCCAGATCAATATATCTGTTATGTAGCTTATCCATTAGACCTATTTGAAGAGGGTTCTGTTACTAACATGTTTACTTCCATTGTGGGTAACGTATTTGGTTTCAAAGCCTTACGCGCTCTACGTTTGGAGGATCTACGAATTCCCCCTGCTTATTCAAAAACTTTCCAAGGTCCGCCTCACGGTATCCAAGTTGAAAGGGATAAGTTGAACAAGTACGGTCGTCCTTTATTGGGATGTACTATTAAACCAAAATTGGGATTATCCGCAAAAAATTACGGTAGAGCGTGTTATGAGTGTCTACGCGGTGGACTTGATTTTACCAAAGATGATGAAAACGTAAACTCACAACCATTTATGCGCTGGAGAGACCGTTTTGTCTTTTGTGCCGAAGCAATTTATAAAGCACAAGCCGAAACTGGTGAAATCAAGGGGCATTACTTGAATGCGACTGCAGGTACATGCGAAGAAATGATTAAGAGAGCTGTATTTGCAAGGGAATTAGGGGTTCCTATTGTAATGCATGACTACTTAACAGGAGGATTCACCGCAAATACTACTTTGTCTCATTATTGCCGCGACAACGGCCTACTTCTTCACATTCACCGAGCAATGCATGCAGTTATTGATAGACAGAAAAATCATGGTATGCATTTCCGTGTATTAGCTAAAGCATTGCGTATGTCGGGGGGAGATCATATCCACTCCGGTACAGTAGTAGGTAAGTTAGAAGGGGAACGCGAAATAACTTTAGGTTTTGTTGATTTATTGCGCGATGATTTTATTGAAAAAGATCGTTCTCGCGGTATCTTTTTCACTCAGGACTGGGTATCCATGCCAGGTGTTATACCGGTGGCTTCTGGGGGTATTCATGTTTGGCATATGCCAGCTCTGACCGAAATCTTTGGAGATGATTCCGTATTACAATTTGGTGGAGGAACTTTAGGACATCCTTGGGGAAATGCACCTGGTGCAGCAGCTAATCGTGTGGCTTTAGAAGCCTGTGTACAAGCTCGTAACGAAGGGCGCGATCTTGCTCGTGAAGGTAATGAAATTATCAAAGCAGCTTGCAAATGGAGTGCTGAACTAGCCGCAGCTTGTGAAATATGGAAGGAGATCAAATTTGATGGTTTCAAAGCGATGGATACcatataa